From one Agathobaculum sp. NTUH-O15-33 genomic stretch:
- a CDS encoding monovalent cation/H+ antiporter complex subunit F — translation MDNVFVFCAGLCVLLLAILIFACLVRAVRGPRITDRILACNMVGTMTIAIIAILGTIMDQSWLYDICLIYAMISFLAVVVLSRVYTGVYRRHKRESAAGEDNPHDR, via the coding sequence ATGGATAATGTCTTTGTTTTCTGCGCGGGGCTGTGCGTGCTGCTGCTGGCTATCCTGATCTTTGCGTGTCTGGTGCGCGCCGTGCGCGGGCCGCGCATCACGGACCGGATCTTGGCCTGCAATATGGTGGGCACCATGACCATTGCCATTATCGCCATTCTCGGTACGATCATGGACCAGAGCTGGCTGTACGATATCTGCCTGATCTACGCGATGATCAGCTTCTTGGCCGTGGTCGTCCTGAGCCGGGTGTACACCGGCGTTTACCGCAGGCACAAGCGGGAAAGCGCCGCGGGGGAGGATAATCCGCATGATCGATAA
- a CDS encoding helix-turn-helix domain-containing protein, which produces MLKDIIAKNAVRTRELNRPDPSRPLSRSNMLSQDEAAARVPMQTSHLSRIERGVQNATLDTLWRLEAAFGLKRYELFNENGGKEGEEPCYATLNRFARRCVKLPDDTPDTAPSPLLAVLDDMLIERIEVDDIEKAARGQ; this is translated from the coding sequence ATGCTAAAGGACATCATCGCAAAAAACGCGGTACGAACGCGGGAGTTAAATCGGCCCGATCCATCAAGACCCCTGTCGCGATCGAACATGCTGTCGCAGGATGAGGCGGCGGCCCGCGTACCCATGCAAACGAGCCATTTGAGCAGAATTGAACGCGGCGTGCAAAATGCAACGCTGGATACCCTATGGCGGCTGGAAGCCGCGTTTGGGCTGAAACGCTATGAACTGTTTAATGAAAACGGCGGCAAGGAGGGCGAAGAACCCTGCTATGCGACGCTGAACCGATTTGCGCGCCGCTGCGTCAAGCTGCCGGACGATACCCCGGATACGGCGCCCTCTCCACTACTTGCGGTGCTGGACGATATGCTGATCGAGCGCATCGAGGTGGACGACATTGAAAAGGCGGCGCGGGGCCAATGA
- a CDS encoding Na+/H+ antiporter subunit E: MFLMLLVLWIILNGRLNAEVLVIGVLLSGLIYLFAVRFMGYSFGFDRKLMKKLPAFARYCFLLLFEIIKANIDVMHLILSPQYEPEPQLITAHIPLNTALGRVILANSITLTPGTITIQLKGDEYLIHCLDKELGEGIEHSAFVARLTELEETHG, translated from the coding sequence ATGTTTTTGATGCTGCTGGTGCTTTGGATCATACTCAACGGCAGGCTGAACGCCGAGGTCCTTGTGATAGGCGTGCTTCTTTCCGGGCTGATCTACCTGTTCGCGGTGCGCTTTATGGGCTATTCCTTTGGGTTTGACCGGAAGCTGATGAAAAAACTGCCGGCCTTTGCCCGATACTGTTTTTTGCTGCTGTTTGAGATCATCAAAGCCAATATCGACGTGATGCACCTGATCCTTTCGCCGCAGTACGAACCGGAGCCGCAGCTGATCACGGCGCACATTCCGCTGAACACCGCGCTGGGCCGCGTGATCCTCGCAAACTCCATCACGCTGACCCCGGGCACGATCACCATACAGCTCAAGGGCGACGAGTATTTGATCCACTGTTTGGACAAGGAGCTTGGCGAAGGGATCGAGCACTCCGCGTTTGTCGCAAGGCTCACGGAATTGGAGGAAACGCATGGATAA
- a CDS encoding epoxyqueuosine reductase QueH — MMKTLLHICCAPCSIACIDTLRQEGIEPTGFWYNPNIHPFTEYKTRKNTLREYAESIGLTLIVQEEYGLRRFIEGVYPDFDHRCAFCYTLRFEETARYAAENGFDQFTSTLFVSPYQNHELMRQAAERAAEKYGVAYLHRDFSPRFREGQDKARELGLYMQKYCGCIFSEEDRYKKKPKKKKDA; from the coding sequence ATGATGAAAACACTGCTGCACATCTGCTGTGCGCCCTGCTCGATCGCCTGTATCGACACGCTGCGGCAGGAGGGGATAGAGCCCACCGGGTTTTGGTACAATCCGAACATTCACCCGTTTACCGAATATAAAACGCGGAAAAACACGCTGCGCGAATATGCGGAGAGCATCGGCCTAACGCTAATCGTGCAGGAGGAATACGGCCTGCGCCGCTTTATCGAGGGCGTGTATCCGGATTTCGACCACCGCTGCGCGTTCTGTTATACGCTGCGCTTTGAGGAGACCGCGCGCTACGCGGCGGAAAACGGGTTCGACCAGTTTACCTCCACACTGTTCGTCAGTCCCTATCAGAACCACGAGCTGATGCGTCAGGCGGCCGAGCGGGCCGCGGAAAAGTACGGGGTGGCCTACCTGCACCGCGATTTTTCGCCCCGCTTCCGCGAAGGACAGGACAAGGCGCGCGAACTGGGCCTTTACATGCAAAAATACTGCGGTTGCATATTCAGCGAAGAGGACCGCTATAAGAAGAAGCCAAAAAAGAAAAAGGATGCATAA